The Candidatus Poribacteria bacterium genome includes a window with the following:
- a CDS encoding threonine synthase, whose amino-acid sequence MQNYLQHLECSKCGETYSHAAPQNVCTACGKPLLARYALEQLSRTWTHNALLSRPPSLWRYRELLPITDSKNIVTLGETMTPLIHAKRLGAKFGLTEVWVKDESRLPTGSFKARGLAMAVSKAKSLGLTQLAIPSAGNAATALAVYAAAAGMTAHIFMPQDTPAFNKETCQLAGANVTLIDGLINDAGRIVAERKTDEGWFDVSTLKEPYRVEGKKTMGFELAEQFAWELPDVIIYPTGGGTGIVGMWKGFAELEAIGWIGEKRPRFIAVQSTGCAPIVKAWEEGATEATPWQDAQTVASGLRVPQAIGDFLILEAIRKSNGAAIAVTDDAIREAMQLLPTTEGLLTCPEGAATVAALKQLAANEMIDPSERVVLFNTGGYQA is encoded by the coding sequence ATGCAAAACTATCTCCAGCACCTTGAATGTAGCAAGTGTGGTGAAACCTATTCCCACGCAGCACCGCAGAACGTCTGTACGGCTTGCGGGAAACCGTTACTTGCCCGTTACGCCCTTGAACAACTATCACGGACATGGACCCACAATGCCCTGCTGTCAAGACCTCCATCACTCTGGCGTTATAGAGAACTCCTACCTATAACCGACTCCAAGAACATAGTAACGCTCGGCGAGACAATGACACCGCTCATCCACGCGAAAAGGTTGGGGGCAAAGTTTGGTCTCACGGAGGTATGGGTGAAAGACGAGTCGCGATTGCCCACGGGTAGTTTCAAGGCGCGCGGCTTAGCAATGGCAGTATCCAAGGCGAAATCCCTCGGATTGACGCAACTGGCGATCCCGTCTGCAGGCAATGCCGCTACAGCTCTCGCGGTTTATGCCGCCGCCGCAGGTATGACTGCACATATCTTTATGCCACAGGATACACCCGCTTTCAACAAAGAGACGTGTCAACTCGCGGGCGCAAATGTCACGTTGATTGATGGCTTGATCAACGATGCTGGCAGAATTGTCGCGGAACGGAAGACCGATGAAGGATGGTTTGACGTGTCAACGCTCAAAGAACCGTACCGCGTGGAAGGCAAAAAGACGATGGGGTTTGAACTTGCGGAGCAGTTTGCTTGGGAACTCCCAGATGTCATCATCTACCCTACTGGGGGTGGTACGGGTATTGTCGGGATGTGGAAAGGTTTCGCAGAGTTAGAGGCGATCGGGTGGATCGGCGAAAAGAGACCGCGTTTTATCGCGGTACAATCCACAGGTTGCGCGCCGATTGTGAAAGCGTGGGAAGAAGGAGCGACTGAAGCAACACCATGGCAGGACGCACAGACCGTTGCAAGCGGTTTGCGCGTACCACAAGCGATTGGTGATTTCCTCATTTTAGAGGCGATTCGTAAAAGCAACGGTGCCGCAATTGCCGTCACGGACGATGCTATCCGTGAGGCAATGCAACTGCTGCCTACCACCGAAGGACTCTTGACATGTCCCGAAGGTGCAGCAACCGTCGCTGCACTCAAACAACTCGCCGCCAACGAAATGATTGATCCATCCGAACGCGTCGTCTTATTTAATACCGGTGGCTATCAGGCATAA
- a CDS encoding ornithine carbamoyltransferase (catalyzes the formation of L-citrulline from carbamoyl phosphate and L-ornithine in arginine biosynthesis and degradation), whose amino-acid sequence MHLITLNPWSEIDILETVEDSLNIKKYPEKYRHAVGGKSLCLLFQKTSTRTRCAGEIGITQLGGHAHYLDWRTTNFALADLGDEMRVLSAYVDIILARFLKHAEFVEATTAATVPVINGCCDKYHPTQALGDLMTIQEHLGRLEGVKLCFIGVHNNVCNSLIAAGMKVGIEVTVVAPEVNPAAVDKELWDAAARKGLYKVLDTRSINVGSALESVVAESDIVYTDTWVDMEFFTDPTFAEERERRLKKMMPYQLNAELLKGYAGKIMHCLPAHHGYEITGELVNDERSIIFEQSENRLHSMKAILLRLLAHA is encoded by the coding sequence ATGCACCTAATTACACTAAATCCTTGGTCAGAAATAGATATTCTTGAGACAGTCGAAGACAGTCTAAATATAAAAAAATATCCCGAAAAATATAGACACGCTGTAGGTGGAAAGAGCCTCTGCCTGCTTTTCCAAAAAACCTCCACGCGCACGCGCTGTGCAGGCGAGATCGGTATTACACAACTCGGTGGACACGCCCACTACCTCGACTGGCGCACGACAAACTTCGCATTAGCCGACCTCGGCGATGAAATGCGCGTCCTCTCTGCTTATGTCGATATTATCTTGGCTCGCTTCTTGAAGCACGCTGAATTCGTTGAAGCCACCACTGCCGCAACAGTACCGGTCATTAACGGCTGTTGCGATAAATATCATCCGACGCAAGCATTGGGCGATCTTATGACGATACAGGAACACCTCGGTAGACTGGAAGGGGTCAAATTGTGTTTCATCGGTGTGCATAACAACGTCTGTAATTCGCTGATTGCCGCCGGTATGAAGGTCGGCATTGAGGTGACTGTCGTCGCGCCGGAGGTGAACCCCGCTGCTGTTGATAAAGAATTGTGGGATGCAGCCGCTCGGAAAGGTCTTTATAAAGTGCTGGATACGCGAAGTATCAATGTCGGTAGTGCTCTGGAAAGCGTTGTCGCCGAAAGCGATATCGTTTATACCGATACGTGGGTAGACATGGAATTTTTCACGGATCCTACTTTCGCAGAAGAACGGGAGCGTCGGTTAAAAAAGATGATGCCGTATCAATTGAACGCCGAGCTGCTGAAAGGATACGCGGGCAAGATTATGCACTGCCTTCCCGCGCATCACGGATATGAAATCACAGGCGAACTCGTCAACGATGAACGTTCAATTATCTTTGAGCAGTCCGAAAACCGGCTCCATAGCATGAAAGCCATCCTTCTCAGATTGCTTGCACACGCCTAA
- a CDS encoding Ldh family oxidoreductase: MNRHEQERIVNATALQSVCSALYQKVGVAQSDADTIAEMQVLMDLRGVHSHATRGVPGYVRGIISGNINPNPQLQTLADNPASVLLDGDRGLGHLVSIRAMNIAIEKAKSASMGVAIVRNSNHFGAASSHAMRALPHDMIGFATTNGLGVNTAVFGARSVSIGNNAFSYAIPAGEEPPIVLDMACGAAAAGRIGTARLYQEKIPLGWALDADGNETDDPGQVAVILPAAGPKGSALAIVMDVLCGPLSGGLMGINKRFQPGDAPLEKRVSSHFFFAINIASFTTVSEFQAEIDRQIRMTRQAMPRAGFTRVTLPGEIESELTQERLENGIPLHKEPLQALEQLADELGVEIPWNRQ; the protein is encoded by the coding sequence ATGAATCGACACGAACAAGAACGAATTGTGAACGCAACAGCGTTGCAGAGCGTCTGTAGCGCGCTTTACCAGAAAGTTGGCGTTGCGCAATCCGATGCGGATACCATTGCGGAAATGCAGGTCCTTATGGACTTACGTGGCGTTCACTCACACGCGACACGCGGCGTGCCCGGTTATGTCCGGGGTATCATCAGCGGGAACATTAATCCCAATCCACAACTCCAGACGCTTGCGGATAACCCTGCCTCTGTTCTATTGGATGGCGACCGCGGGTTGGGGCATCTCGTGAGTATTCGGGCAATGAATATCGCTATCGAAAAGGCGAAGTCCGCCTCGATGGGTGTGGCGATTGTTCGGAATAGCAACCACTTCGGAGCTGCCTCAAGCCACGCCATGCGCGCCCTTCCGCACGATATGATCGGTTTCGCGACGACCAACGGACTCGGTGTGAATACCGCCGTCTTCGGTGCGAGGAGCGTCTCGATCGGCAATAATGCGTTTTCTTATGCTATCCCTGCTGGTGAAGAACCGCCGATTGTGTTAGATATGGCGTGCGGTGCTGCTGCCGCTGGGCGGATCGGTACTGCGAGGTTATACCAAGAGAAAATCCCGTTGGGATGGGCACTCGACGCGGACGGTAACGAAACCGATGATCCGGGGCAAGTCGCGGTTATCTTACCTGCTGCAGGTCCGAAAGGTTCTGCGCTCGCAATCGTTATGGATGTTTTGTGCGGTCCGTTGAGCGGTGGATTGATGGGCATTAACAAACGGTTTCAGCCCGGAGACGCGCCGCTGGAAAAGCGCGTATCGTCGCACTTTTTCTTTGCAATTAACATCGCCAGTTTCACCACTGTTTCAGAGTTCCAGGCTGAAATTGATCGGCAAATTCGGATGACACGCCAAGCGATGCCACGCGCCGGCTTTACGCGCGTTACCTTACCCGGCGAGATTGAGTCGGAATTGACGCAAGAACGCCTTGAAAACGGGATTCCACTTCACAAGGAACCGTTGCAAGCACTTGAGCAGCTCGCGGATGAGTTGGGTGTTGAAATTCCGTGGAACAGACAGTGA